The following are from one region of the Carassius gibelio isolate Cgi1373 ecotype wild population from Czech Republic chromosome A13, carGib1.2-hapl.c, whole genome shotgun sequence genome:
- the LOC128026623 gene encoding V-set domain-containing T-cell activation inhibitor 1-like: MLWLFLCVVVGDVLVATFEVIAPNKHLLAVRGRPAVLGCEFTPGPDLSSLVITWQRQEDSRVVHSFYYQQDQLDRQCPKYHNRTSLYVSELHKGNASLRIASVELKDAGWYICVVSNEKGTGRALMEVTYGALYSEPRLSFHVNSSALKMQFETEGFPKPEVIWLGEHNQNISHYMEIHDQTEDGLYLIKSSYEAQKPVVNVTFTLKNHLLNQNLQRTVCLSFDEDTTDHTIIVLAVLSVVCILLFIGIIGLAVHKQNKQRSSM; the protein is encoded by the exons CCACATTTGAGGTGATTGCCCCTAATAAACATCTGCTGGCAGTCCGAGGTCGTCCAGCTGTACTGGGCTGTGAGTTCACACCTGGTCCTGACCTGTCCAGCTTGGTCATTACCTGGCAACGTCAGGAGGACTCACGAGTTGTCCACAGTTTCTATTATCAACAGGACCAATTGGACCGACAATGTCCAAAATACCACAATCGGACCTCATTATATGTTTCAGAGCTTCATAAAGGAAATGCCTCTCTAAGAATTGCATCAGTTGAACTGAAAGATGCAGGTTGGTACATTTGTGTAGTCAGCAATGAAAAGGGAACAGGAAGAGCCTTGATGGAAGTGACTTATGGAG CTCTTTACTCTGAACCCAGGTTAAGCTTCCATGTAAACTCCTCTGCTTTGAAAATGCAGTTTGAGACAGAAGGTTTCCCCAAACCTGAGGTGATCTGGCTGGGGGAACACAACCAGAACATCAGCCATTACATGGAAATCCACGACCAAACAGAAGATGGACTTTATCTCATAAAGAGCAGCTATGAGGCTCAGAAGCCAGTGGTTAATGTCACATTTACACTAAAGAATCACCTCCTGAACCAGAACCTTCAGAGAACAGTGTGCCTCAGCTTTG ATGAGGACACCACAGACCATACGATTATTGTACTTGCTGTCCTGTCAGTGGTTTGCATTCTCCTGTTCATTGGCATCATTGGGTTAGCAGTGCACAAGCAGAACAAGCAGAGATCTTCGATGTGA
- the LOC128026582 gene encoding CD276 antigen-like: MNMSCFKVNVPERCLVAVRGRPALLGCEFTSDPELSSLVVTWQRQEDSQVVHSFYYQQDNLDRQSPEYHNRTSLYMSELGKGNASLRINPVGPKDAGLYLCQVSNAKGTGKALIELDYGALYSEPRLNIYVNSTTVTVEFETEGFPKPEVIWLGENNQNLTYHLEIHDQTEDGLYYIKSSYEAQKPAVNVTFTLKNHLLNQNLQRTVCLSFGKDLLSL, from the exons ATGAATATGT CCTGTTTTAAGGTGAATGTTCCTGAAAGGTGTCTGGTGGCAGTCCGAGGTCGTCCAGCTCTACTTGGCTGTGAGTTCACATCTGATCCTGAACTGTCCAGTCTGGTTGTTACCTGGCAACGGCAGGAGGACTCACAAGTCGTCCACAGTTTCTATTATCAGCAGGACAATTTGGACAGACAGAGTCCAGAATACCACAACCGGACCTCATTGTATATGTCAGAGCTTGGTAAAGGTAATGCCTCTCTAAGAATAAATCCAGTTGGACCAAAGGATGCAGGCCTGTACCTGTGTCAAGTGAGCAATGCTAAAGGGACTGGAAAGGCTCTGATAGAGCTGGACTATGGGG cCCTTTATTCAGAGCCTAGGCTCAACATTTATGTGAACTCCACTACTGTGACAGTTGAGTTTGAGACAGAAGGTTTCCCCAAACCTGAGGTTATCTGGTTGGGGGAAAATAACCAGAATCTCACCTATCACCTGGAGATCCACGACCAAACAGAAGATGGACTTTATTACATAAAGAGCAGTTATGAGGCTCAGAAGCCAGCGGTTAATGTCACATTTACATTAAAGAATCACCTCCTGAATCAGAACCTGCAGAGAACAGTGTGCCTCAGCTTTGGTAAAGACCTTCTTTCACTCTGA
- the dcdc2b gene encoding doublecortin domain-containing protein 2B, translated as MASTGVTSHLPPVKSVMVYRNGDPFFSDMHIYLTSGQKKGPLCRAVEPAQAKALFRPNVSAKWSKAITLPCIIHVFRNGDILSPAMRLIIPRNMQKNLEQILSLISEKAMLRTGAVRRLCTLEGFTVTSTEELESGQSYVAVGTERFKKLPYVEILLNKATGNSADRHFTGDRGLQRRTESRKMFPQESHSDSTLMNLPEREGRRVKSTGDEVERESSPQPVKRRGRRGEREENSVFFARPVRVRRHPPTNRPPPRATIDEPSVFKASKSRMREEVRGAEEVTEDENTAVELPIDQREAEVVEDDELLESNHFDTANINHRNSAELHRPSSEFIVSERETWEDTSAPQREAQQRYTSSKESQHDTNKQDVESTKRHSRASSSSTSPKVYKHSPRSEVTQHKPNGVSREEQTDRDTERPLQSEDDAGDRDAPY; from the exons ATGGCATCCACTGGTGTCACTAGTCACCTGCCTCCAGTCAAGAGTGTGATGGTCTACAGAAATGGAGACCCTTTCTTTTCAG ACATGCATAT TTATCTGACTTCGGGACAGAAGAAAGGTccactgtgcagagctgtggaaCCAGCCCAG GCTAAAGCACTTTTCAGGCCTAATGTGTCTGCGAAATGGAGTAAAGCCATCACTCTGCCCTGCATCATACA TGTATTTAGGAATGGAGACATCCTCAGTCCTGCCATGCGTCTTATCATTCCCCGCAACATGCAGAAAAATCTAGAGCAGATCCTGAGCCTCATTTCTGAAAAAGCCATGCTTCGCACAGGAGCCGTGCGCAG GCTTTGTACTCTGGAGGGCTTCACAGTGACCTCCACAGAAGAACTGGAGAGTGGGCAAAGCTATGTAGCTGTGGGAACAGAGAGGTTCAAGAAACTTCCATATGTGGAGATACTGCTGAACAAAGCAACAGGCAACAGCGCAGACAG ACATTTTACAGGAGACAGAGGATTACAGAGAAGAACTGAG AGTAGAAAGATGTTTCCCCAGGAGAGCCACAGTGACTCCACCCTAATGAATTTACCTGAG AGGGAAGGCAGGCGTGTGAAGTCCACAGGTGATGAGGTTGAGCGAGAGAGCTCCCCTCAGCCGGTTAAGaggagaggaagaagaggagaaagagaggaaaacTCTGTTTTCTTCGCCAGACCTGTAAGAGTCCGTAGACACCCTCCCACAAACAGACCCCCTCCTAGAGCCACAATAG ATGAGCCCAGTGTGTTTAAGGCCTCTAAGAGCAGGATGAGGGAGGAGGTTCGAGGTGCTGAGGAGGTCACAGAGGATGAAAACACAGCTGTAGAGCTTCCCATTGACCAG AGAGAAGCAGAGGTTGTGGAGGATGACGAGCTTCTTGAAAGTAACCATTTCGATACAGCCAACATAAATCAT AGAAATTCAGCTGAACTGCACAGGCCATCATCTGAGTTCATAGTGTCTGAGAGGGAGACATGGGAGGACACGTCAGCTCCCCAGAGAGAAGCACAGCAGCGATACACATCCAGCAAAGAGTCTCAGCATGACACAAACAAGCAAGATGTT gAGTCAACCAAACGGCATTCCAGAGCTTCTTCATCATCTACATCACCCAAAGTCTATAAACATTCCCCACGAAGTGaagtaacacaacacaaaccT AATGGGGTTTCCCGTGAGGAACAGACAGACAGGGATACGGAGCGACCTCTCCAGTCTGAGGATGATGCAGGAGACAGAGACGCACCTTACTAA
- the iqcc gene encoding IQ domain-containing protein C isoform X2 yields MVQTESGAMKEQKWIQTLTLLQVLFAQCRGYVMRKGLSLIRTQFEEIVREIDGGLDHLQWTGNIIPKPYFTDTENQLLQYERSRFHSHDRLDNSEREQKTLNRGSEKSLPQSEIQVPERDEAAATASRDSSTTVDGIVDKRGENLVIQNLMDDFTTCYSTVNSDVNHSSLFQTGTNWHSVFKDTAHTLDSLKQQRSTLAMELLWIQQAISSRKKYLSHKQRMDVPHSY; encoded by the exons ATGGTGCAAACAGAAAGCGGAGCTATGAAAGAACAGAAATGGATTCAGACATTAACTTTGTTGCAGGTTTTGTTT GCTCAGTGTCGAGGTTATGTGATGAGGAAAGGACTGAGTTTGATTCGGACTCAGTTTGAAGAGATCGTCCGAGAGATTGATGGAGGATTGGATCACCTGCAGTGGACAGGAAACATAATTCCCAAACCTTACTTCACTGACACT GAAAACCAATTGTTGCAGTATGAACGCTCCAGGTTTCATTCCCATGACCGTCTGGATAATTCAGAGAGAGAACAGAAAACACTGAATAGGGGCAGTGAAAAATCTCTCCCACAGTCTGAAATCCAGGTACCGGAGAGAGACGAAGCTGCTGCTACAGCCAGCAGAGATTCTTCCACAACCGTGGATGGTATTGTGGACAAGAGAGGAGAGAATTTGGTCATACAAAACCTGATGGATGATTTTACTACATGTTACAGTACTGTCAATTCAGATGTCAACCACAGCAGCTTATTTCAGACCG gAACAAATTGGCATTCAGTTTTTAAAGACACAGCACACACTCTCGACTCTCTGAAGCAGCAGCGGAGCACTTTAGCCATGGAGCTGCTGTGGATCCAGCAAGCCATAAGCAGCAGAAAGAAA TATCTTTCCCACAAACAGAGAATGGATGTACCACACTCCTACTGA
- the iqcc gene encoding IQ domain-containing protein C isoform X3 encodes MVQTESGAMKEQKWIQTLTLLQAQCRGYVMRKGLSLIRTQFEEIVREIDGGLDHLQWTGNIIPKPYFTDTENQLLQYERSRFHSHDRLDNSEREQKTLNRGSEKSLPQSEIQVPERDEAAATASRDSSTTVDGIVDKRGENLVIQNLMDDFTTCYSTVNSDVNHSSLFQTGTNWHSVFKDTAHTLDSLKQQRSTLAMELLWIQQAISSRKKYLSHKQRMDVPHSY; translated from the exons ATGGTGCAAACAGAAAGCGGAGCTATGAAAGAACAGAAATGGATTCAGACATTAACTTTGTTGCAG GCTCAGTGTCGAGGTTATGTGATGAGGAAAGGACTGAGTTTGATTCGGACTCAGTTTGAAGAGATCGTCCGAGAGATTGATGGAGGATTGGATCACCTGCAGTGGACAGGAAACATAATTCCCAAACCTTACTTCACTGACACT GAAAACCAATTGTTGCAGTATGAACGCTCCAGGTTTCATTCCCATGACCGTCTGGATAATTCAGAGAGAGAACAGAAAACACTGAATAGGGGCAGTGAAAAATCTCTCCCACAGTCTGAAATCCAGGTACCGGAGAGAGACGAAGCTGCTGCTACAGCCAGCAGAGATTCTTCCACAACCGTGGATGGTATTGTGGACAAGAGAGGAGAGAATTTGGTCATACAAAACCTGATGGATGATTTTACTACATGTTACAGTACTGTCAATTCAGATGTCAACCACAGCAGCTTATTTCAGACCG gAACAAATTGGCATTCAGTTTTTAAAGACACAGCACACACTCTCGACTCTCTGAAGCAGCAGCGGAGCACTTTAGCCATGGAGCTGCTGTGGATCCAGCAAGCCATAAGCAGCAGAAAGAAA TATCTTTCCCACAAACAGAGAATGGATGTACCACACTCCTACTGA
- the iqcc gene encoding IQ domain-containing protein C isoform X1, producing MVQTESGAMKEQKWIQTLTLLQVLFVNIIIRNSISKAQCRGYVMRKGLSLIRTQFEEIVREIDGGLDHLQWTGNIIPKPYFTDTENQLLQYERSRFHSHDRLDNSEREQKTLNRGSEKSLPQSEIQVPERDEAAATASRDSSTTVDGIVDKRGENLVIQNLMDDFTTCYSTVNSDVNHSSLFQTGTNWHSVFKDTAHTLDSLKQQRSTLAMELLWIQQAISSRKKYLSHKQRMDVPHSY from the exons ATGGTGCAAACAGAAAGCGGAGCTATGAAAGAACAGAAATGGATTCAGACATTAACTTTGTTGCAGGTTTTGTTTGTAAATATTATCATTAGAAATTCCATTTCTAAA GCTCAGTGTCGAGGTTATGTGATGAGGAAAGGACTGAGTTTGATTCGGACTCAGTTTGAAGAGATCGTCCGAGAGATTGATGGAGGATTGGATCACCTGCAGTGGACAGGAAACATAATTCCCAAACCTTACTTCACTGACACT GAAAACCAATTGTTGCAGTATGAACGCTCCAGGTTTCATTCCCATGACCGTCTGGATAATTCAGAGAGAGAACAGAAAACACTGAATAGGGGCAGTGAAAAATCTCTCCCACAGTCTGAAATCCAGGTACCGGAGAGAGACGAAGCTGCTGCTACAGCCAGCAGAGATTCTTCCACAACCGTGGATGGTATTGTGGACAAGAGAGGAGAGAATTTGGTCATACAAAACCTGATGGATGATTTTACTACATGTTACAGTACTGTCAATTCAGATGTCAACCACAGCAGCTTATTTCAGACCG gAACAAATTGGCATTCAGTTTTTAAAGACACAGCACACACTCTCGACTCTCTGAAGCAGCAGCGGAGCACTTTAGCCATGGAGCTGCTGTGGATCCAGCAAGCCATAAGCAGCAGAAAGAAA TATCTTTCCCACAAACAGAGAATGGATGTACCACACTCCTACTGA
- the ccdc28b gene encoding coiled-coil domain-containing protein 28B, with product MEDKRKKRSPKVSLPQPPPPPINPRKLTVLPASKSATFSLGLPQPPSPKPRGKYKRSVGAMGPSKEALAVPVVPPKNTRPHREKPRAPQPAGPSRVSQSSSPLQHSFLTDVSDVREMEGGLLNLLNDFHSGKLQAFGKVCSFEQLEHVREMQERLAHLHFSLDSHVEELSEDQRKNASDRNLEHLLSNLEELSSSIQKLHLAENQDLPKTSST from the exons ATGGAAGACAAGAGGAAGAAAAGGAGTCCCAAAGTGTCCCTTCCCCAGCCTCCTCCTCCACCAATCAACCCTCGAAAGCTTACCGTTCTCCCAGCGAGTAAAAGTGCCACATTCTCATTGGGTTTACCCCAGCCGCCCTCGCCCAAACCCAGAGGCAAGTACAAGAGATCGGTGGGGGCAATGGGTCCGTCTAAAGAAGCTCTCGCTGTTCCTGTGGTTCCCCCCAAaaacacaag GCCTCACAGAGAGAAACCCAGAGCTCCTCAGCCTGCTGGACCCAGCCGAGTGTCCCAGTCGTCCTCTCCACTCCAGCACTCATTCCTCACCGACGTCTCTGATGTGAGAGAGATGGAGGGAGGACTGCTCAACTTGCTCAATGACTTTCACTCTGGAAAACTACAGGCTTTTG GTAAGGTGTGCTCCTTTGAGCAGCTAGAGCATGTGAGGGAGATGCAGGAACGTCTTGCCCATCTGCATTTCAGTCTGGACAGTCATGTGGAGGAGCTGTCTGAAGACCAGAGAAAAAACGCTTCTGACCGCAATCTAGAACATTTGCTTTCTAAT CTGGAAGAATTGAGCAGCTCAAT ACAGAAACTCCACCTGGCAGAAAATCAAGACTTACCCAAGACCTCCAGCACCTGA
- the tmem39b gene encoding transmembrane protein 39B, with the protein MAGGRRGANRTTYCRSPLSSESGSIGNGNHSTSSPVTGVRSRTRNGSGTGMSSPPLATQTVVPLKHCKIPELSVDQNILFELHLFVCHLTALFVHYVNIYKTVWWYPPSHPPSHTSLNFHLIDYNMLVFTIIVLARRLIAAIVKEASQSGKLSFPHSVFLVTARFAVLTLAGWSLCRSLIYLFKTYSVLSLLFLCYPFGMYIPFFRLSCDFRRAGSMSPLGSMSSKEVNSAALGRGGWDYLSVLKETWKQHTSQLYSAQPMPTHACCLSPDLIRKEVEYLKMDFNWRMKEVLVSSMLSAYYVAFVPVWFVKSTQYVDKRWSCELFILVSVSTSIILMRHLLPPRYCDLLHKAAAHLGCWQKVDPSLCSNVLQHIWTEEYMWPQGVLVKHSKNVYKAMGHYNVAVPSDVSHYRFYFFFNKPLRILNILIILEGAMIFYQLYSLMCSEKWHQTISLALILFSNYYAFFKLLRDRIVLGKAYSYSASASNHKVS; encoded by the exons ATGGccggaggaagaagaggagcgAATAGAACGACATATTGTCGTTCTCCGCTGAGCAGTGAGTCTGGTTCCATTGGCAACGGTAACCACTCCACAAGCTCACCTGTGACAGGTGTGAGGTCACGAACCAG GAATGGATCAGGGACGGGAATGTCCAGCCCTCCGTTGGCCACTCAGACGGTGGTGCCACTGAAGCACTGTAAGATTCCGGAGCTCTCTGTGGACCAGAACATCCTGTTTGAGCTGCACCTGTTTGTATGCCATCTTACAGCTCTGTTTGTACATTACGTCAACATCTACAAAACCGTGTGGTGGTACCCCCCCTCGCACCCACCTTCACACACCTCTCTA AACTTCCACCTCATTGATTATAATATGTTGGTGTTCACCATCATAGTGCTGGCTCGCAGGCTAATTGCTGCCATTGTAAAAGAG GCATCACAAAGTGGGAAGTTGTCCTTCCCTCACTCTGTCTTCCTGGTGACAGCTCGTTTTGCTGTCCTGACCCTTGCAGGATGGAGTCTGTGTCGTTCACTTATTTATCTCTTCAAGACGTATTCCGTACTCAGCCTGCTCTTCCTCTGCTATCC gtTTGGAATGTACATCCCTTTCTTCCGACTCAGCTGTGACTTCCGGAGGGCTGGATCCATGTCCCCATTAGGCAGCATGAGTTCCAAAGAGGTGAACAGTGCTGCTTTGGGCCGTGGGGGATGGGACTATCTGTCCGTCCTGAAGGAAACATGGAAACAGCACACGAGTCAGCTGTACAGTGCTCAACCCATGCCCACCCACGCCTGCTGTCTCTCTCCTGACCTTATCCGCAAAGAAGTGGAGTACCTGAAGATGGACTTCAACTGGAGGATGAAGGAGGTGTTGGTTAGCTCCATGCTCAGCGCCTACTACGTTGCATTCGTACCTGTTTGGTTCGTCAAG aGCACACAATATGTAGATAAGCGGTGGTCGTGTGAGCTGTTCATCCTGGTATCCGTCAGTACTTCAATCATTCTGATGCGGCACCTGTTACCTCCGCGATACTGTGACCTGCTCCACAAAGCTGCTGCACATCTGGGCTGCTGGCAGAAGGTGGACCCTTCCCTCTGCTCAAACGTCCTCCAACACAT ATGGACAGAAGAGTATATGTGGCCACAAGGAGTTTTGGTCaaacacagtaaaaatgtttataaGGCCATGGGCCATTATAACGTAGCAGTTCCCTCAGATGTCTCCCATTATCGTTTTTAT tttttcttCAACAAACCTCTTCGAATATTGAACATTCTTATAATCCTGGAAGGTGCAATGATATTCTACCAGCTATATTCACTGATGTGTTCAGAGAAGTGGCATCAGACAATATCATTAGCTCTAATTTTATTCAGTAATTATTATGCCTTTTTCAAACTGCTCAGAGACAGAATAGTTCTGGGAAAAGCGTATTCGTATTCAGCCAGTGCCTCCAATCATAAAGTCAGTTAA